The following proteins are co-located in the Haloplanus sp. HW8-1 genome:
- a CDS encoding acyl-CoA dehydrogenase family protein, producing the protein MQLLTTDQREFVDEVRTLAEREFADEAYTWEGDVPWNNIETLREAGLYGVNLPEEYGGRGLSDFEAMLLVETVGRVCPDTGYLTHNQHFTAPRSINHLGTDAAKEKYLPLVTEDNEFIAFAISEPGAGSDVSAIETTAEDVDGGVVVDGEKTWVGNASKAAAAVVWTKFDDGLGSVVVDFETADIEIVNRYENMAGQEQTRFEIHDAFVPEEDVLARGRDGFLEQIDAINWDRVGCAAIANAQAACAIDLALDYAQEREQFGQKIGEFQGIEWKFADAVTQLEASRALTYTVTRNAVERGGSPERMHAAMLALFSANMVETVASEALQVHGAQGYQRGNPIEYLYRVARRWRLAGGTDEIQRNNIADVLADEGTSALF; encoded by the coding sequence ATGCAACTGCTCACCACCGACCAGCGGGAGTTCGTAGACGAGGTTCGGACTCTGGCCGAACGGGAGTTCGCGGACGAGGCGTACACGTGGGAGGGTGATGTCCCGTGGAATAACATCGAAACCTTGCGGGAGGCCGGGCTCTACGGCGTGAACCTCCCGGAGGAGTACGGCGGACGGGGACTCTCCGACTTCGAGGCGATGTTGTTGGTGGAGACGGTCGGCCGCGTGTGTCCAGACACCGGCTACCTCACGCACAATCAACACTTCACTGCGCCGCGATCGATCAACCATCTGGGGACGGACGCAGCCAAGGAGAAGTATCTGCCACTGGTGACGGAGGACAACGAGTTCATTGCGTTTGCCATCTCCGAACCGGGTGCGGGATCGGACGTATCCGCCATAGAGACCACCGCCGAGGACGTCGACGGCGGGGTCGTCGTCGACGGCGAGAAGACGTGGGTCGGCAACGCATCCAAGGCGGCAGCGGCCGTCGTGTGGACGAAGTTCGACGACGGTCTCGGCTCGGTCGTCGTCGACTTCGAGACCGCGGACATCGAGATCGTCAACCGATACGAGAACATGGCCGGTCAGGAGCAGACTCGGTTCGAGATCCACGACGCGTTCGTTCCGGAGGAAGACGTTCTCGCACGGGGGAGAGATGGATTCCTCGAACAGATCGACGCGATCAACTGGGACCGCGTCGGGTGTGCGGCGATCGCGAACGCACAGGCAGCCTGTGCGATCGACCTGGCCCTCGACTACGCACAGGAACGGGAGCAGTTCGGGCAGAAGATCGGCGAGTTCCAGGGGATCGAGTGGAAGTTCGCCGATGCCGTGACCCAACTCGAGGCCTCGCGAGCGCTCACGTACACCGTCACGCGCAACGCCGTGGAACGGGGCGGCTCACCCGAGCGGATGCACGCCGCCATGCTCGCGCTGTTCTCCGCGAACATGGTCGAAACTGTCGCCAGCGAAGCGCTCCAGGTTCACGGCGCCCAGGGCTACCAGCGCGGGAATCCGATCGAGTATCTCTATCGGGTGGCCCGGCGCTGGCGTCTCGCCGGCGGAACCGACGAGATCCAGCGAAACAACATCGCCGACGTCCTCGCCGACGAGGGGACGTCGGCGCTCTTCTGA
- a CDS encoding acyclic terpene utilization AtuA family protein: MESVRIGAGAAYAGDRIEPAVELARDADLDYLVFECLAERTIALAEYRQRGGGVGYNELLEERIERVIPHCIEHDVTVITNMGAADPAGATAAARAVVDDCDASLTVASVTGSDVTDGFDAFDDETFGDEAVADYRDRAVGAHAYLGVDGVVEALERGADIVIGGRIADPSLFLSAMVHEFGWSPSALESPVAVGQGIAIGHLLECAGQLTGGYFADPGRKEVPDLGRLGFPYATVAREGSASVHSLPETGGRVTEATCTEQLLYETADPARYVTPDAVADFGGVTLEPVDRAVDGEPVAGIAVSGATAAPRTETLKVNVSYDDGWIGVGELSYAGQNALERAELAADVVRTRLDTVGVDPRELRVDYVGVDALHGTTGRERADDPYEVRLRVAGKCDAESDARAVAREVERLYTNGPAGGGGASMDVRRNVGIVSTLLARSAVEPAVSVDE; the protein is encoded by the coding sequence ATGGAGAGCGTCCGAATCGGAGCGGGAGCGGCGTACGCGGGTGACCGGATCGAACCCGCGGTCGAACTGGCCCGGGATGCCGACCTCGACTATCTCGTCTTCGAGTGTCTCGCCGAACGGACCATCGCGCTCGCCGAGTACCGGCAGCGCGGGGGTGGCGTCGGCTACAACGAACTCCTCGAAGAGCGGATCGAGCGAGTGATCCCACACTGCATCGAACACGACGTCACGGTGATCACCAACATGGGGGCCGCCGATCCGGCGGGGGCGACGGCCGCGGCGCGGGCAGTCGTCGACGACTGCGACGCGTCGCTGACCGTCGCGAGCGTCACGGGGTCCGACGTCACGGACGGGTTCGACGCCTTCGACGACGAAACCTTCGGCGACGAGGCCGTGGCCGACTATCGCGACAGAGCCGTCGGCGCGCACGCGTACCTCGGTGTCGACGGCGTCGTCGAGGCCCTAGAGCGGGGGGCGGATATCGTCATCGGCGGACGGATCGCGGACCCCTCGCTGTTCCTTTCGGCGATGGTTCACGAGTTCGGGTGGTCACCCTCCGCGCTCGAGTCTCCCGTCGCCGTCGGACAGGGCATCGCCATCGGCCACCTGCTGGAGTGTGCCGGACAACTCACCGGCGGGTACTTCGCCGACCCGGGCCGCAAGGAGGTGCCCGACTTGGGTCGTCTCGGATTCCCGTACGCGACGGTGGCCCGCGAGGGGAGCGCCAGCGTGCACAGTTTGCCGGAGACCGGCGGGCGCGTCACCGAGGCCACTTGCACGGAGCAACTGCTGTACGAGACGGCCGATCCGGCGCGGTATGTCACGCCCGACGCCGTCGCGGATTTCGGTGGCGTGACGCTCGAACCGGTCGACCGGGCGGTGGACGGCGAACCGGTCGCCGGGATCGCCGTCTCCGGGGCGACCGCCGCCCCTCGCACCGAGACGCTGAAAGTCAACGTGAGCTACGACGACGGATGGATCGGCGTCGGTGAACTGTCGTACGCGGGCCAGAACGCGCTCGAGCGGGCCGAACTCGCGGCGGACGTCGTCCGGACCCGCCTCGACACGGTCGGCGTCGATCCCCGGGAGCTTCGGGTCGACTACGTCGGCGTGGACGCGCTTCACGGCACGACCGGACGCGAACGGGCGGACGATCCGTACGAGGTCCGCCTTCGCGTGGCCGGGAAGTGTGACGCCGAGAGCGACGCGCGCGCCGTCGCACGCGAGGTCGAACGCCTCTATACGAACGGCCCCGCGGGCGGCGGCGGCGCCAGTATGGACGTCCGCCGGAACGTCGGGATCGTCTCGACGCTGCTGGCCCGGAGCGCGGTCGAACCGGCGGTGAGCGTCGATGAGTGA
- a CDS encoding winged helix-turn-helix transcriptional regulator produces MIHVKSDALRGTELRFNELKRATAGRSKTLSDVLEVLGEKDLITRRTEEAAPIAAYCRLSEKGETLLDHLEEVSAWAVEWMDGVDDPDDRFPRFE; encoded by the coding sequence TTGATCCATGTCAAGTCCGATGCCCTCCGCGGGACGGAGCTTCGATTCAACGAACTCAAGCGCGCCACGGCCGGTCGCTCGAAGACGCTCTCGGACGTGCTGGAGGTGCTTGGGGAGAAAGACCTCATCACCCGCCGCACCGAAGAAGCGGCGCCGATCGCCGCCTACTGCCGACTCTCCGAGAAAGGAGAGACGCTTCTCGACCACCTCGAGGAGGTGAGTGCGTGGGCCGTGGAGTGGATGGACGGAGTCGACGATCCGGACGACCGCTTCCCACGATTCGAGTAA
- a CDS encoding AtuA-related protein has product MSDADHDGTRTVRDIAAARAGDKGRDVNVAVVADDDEAFDVLAAVLTEERVADAFGPLIKGDVTRYDLPQLRAFNFVVSDRAAGDVTTTLCQDAHGKSLSYLLLGIGIPDRR; this is encoded by the coding sequence ATGAGTGACGCCGACCACGACGGCACGCGCACCGTTCGGGACATCGCAGCGGCCCGCGCCGGCGACAAGGGACGGGACGTGAACGTCGCGGTCGTCGCCGACGACGACGAGGCGTTCGACGTCCTCGCGGCCGTGCTCACCGAGGAGCGAGTCGCCGACGCGTTCGGTCCGCTGATCAAGGGGGACGTGACGCGGTACGACCTGCCGCAGTTGCGCGCGTTCAACTTCGTCGTCTCGGACAGGGCGGCCGGCGACGTGACGACCACGCTGTGTCAGGACGCACACGGGAAGTCGCTCTCCTATCTCCTCTTGGGTATCGGGATCCCCGACCGACGGTGA
- the rdfA gene encoding rod-determining factor RdfA, protein MVNDADGRPSSKVARLIDTYGFDETFGDELEALWTAEGSRRKSLRDLADMFNRQLLEAALDDAGMSTVDGEVANLYRLLTGDDVSSGMRMEARTRLERNGIDVDELESDFVTYQAIRSYLTSYRDAEYERPSDGNRVESVLDTIQRLRSRLGSVVDGSLDRLRSTDQLTLGEFRLFIDVDVLCEECGAQYGVVELLERGGCDCGEGPTK, encoded by the coding sequence ATGGTAAACGACGCAGACGGGAGGCCGTCGAGCAAGGTCGCGAGGCTCATCGACACTTACGGCTTCGACGAGACGTTCGGCGACGAGTTGGAGGCGCTCTGGACGGCCGAGGGATCGCGGCGCAAGAGCCTCAGGGACCTGGCAGACATGTTCAACCGGCAACTCCTCGAGGCGGCGCTGGACGATGCGGGGATGTCTACGGTCGACGGGGAGGTCGCCAATCTCTATCGTCTGCTGACGGGCGACGACGTGAGCAGTGGTATGCGTATGGAAGCCCGGACGCGCCTGGAACGCAACGGCATCGACGTCGACGAGCTAGAATCCGACTTCGTCACCTATCAGGCGATCAGGTCCTACCTCACGTCGTACCGAGACGCCGAGTACGAGCGGCCGAGCGACGGGAATCGCGTCGAGAGCGTACTCGATACGATTCAGCGCCTCCGGTCACGGCTCGGCTCCGTCGTCGATGGAAGTCTCGACCGACTCCGATCGACGGATCAGTTGACGCTGGGGGAGTTTCGACTGTTCATCGACGTGGACGTCCTCTGTGAGGAGTGTGGCGCACAGTACGGCGTCGTCGAACTATTGGAGCGGGGCGGCTGTGACTGCGGCGAGGGGCCGACGAAGTAA
- a CDS encoding archaea-specific SMC-related protein: MTKSKGLEQTAKFRVAKVGGIDETTVDVGPGVTVLTGRNATNRTSFLRSIMGVMGSDDVSLKGDATEGQVELTLDGDRYTRTLSRTNGTVTTGGDPYLDDPELADLFAFLLESNEARRAVARGADLRELIMRPVDTEAIQAEIRECEREKERIDEELADLEDLKGELPELEKRRSQLDAKIEDKREELAAKEADIESLDADVDETREEKRELETRLDDLRDKRAELERVRSDIDLQQESIESLTSERRELEDELADLPETPMGDHDELEDEIARLRDRKDRLESEVSDLQDVIQFNEDLLDGGDRSIADVLEDGKGSVTDDLVDDTVVCWTCGSEVSTERVSDTLDQLREVRQEKLDTIRTLESELEELKEKQRHHRKRQQRRETAERKLDDLENELDRREETLADLREERTRLSDDIDDLESEVEALEAEEFGEVLDLHKEANQLEFELGRLESDLDDVADRIGTIEDRLAEEDALRVEREELSEELTNLRTRIDRIEEQSVEQFNEHMDAVLDRLGYANLERIWIERVEREVREGRRKVERTAFELHVVRSTDSGATYEDTVDHLSESEREVTGLVFGLAGYLVHEVYETVPFMLLDSLEAIDPPRLADLVDYIADYPRFLVVALLPEDAQALDDDYTRITDI, translated from the coding sequence ATGACGAAGTCAAAAGGACTCGAGCAGACCGCCAAATTTCGAGTGGCGAAGGTCGGGGGTATCGACGAGACGACGGTCGACGTCGGCCCGGGTGTGACGGTGTTGACGGGTCGCAACGCGACGAACCGCACGTCGTTTCTCCGATCGATAATGGGCGTCATGGGGAGCGACGACGTCTCCTTGAAAGGCGACGCCACGGAAGGGCAGGTAGAACTCACACTCGACGGCGACCGATACACGCGGACCCTGTCACGGACGAACGGAACCGTGACGACCGGCGGCGATCCGTATCTCGACGACCCCGAACTCGCCGACCTCTTTGCGTTCCTTCTCGAATCGAACGAGGCACGCCGGGCGGTCGCGAGGGGCGCCGATCTGCGAGAACTCATCATGCGGCCGGTCGATACGGAGGCGATCCAAGCGGAGATCCGCGAATGTGAGCGGGAGAAAGAGCGGATCGACGAGGAACTCGCGGACCTGGAGGATCTGAAAGGGGAACTTCCCGAACTGGAGAAACGACGGAGCCAACTCGACGCGAAAATCGAGGACAAACGCGAGGAACTGGCGGCCAAGGAGGCCGACATCGAGTCGCTCGACGCCGACGTCGACGAGACGCGGGAGGAAAAGCGGGAACTGGAGACGCGACTCGACGACCTCCGGGACAAACGCGCCGAACTCGAACGCGTCCGGTCGGATATCGACCTACAGCAGGAGAGCATCGAGTCGCTGACGAGCGAGCGTCGCGAACTCGAGGACGAACTGGCGGACCTCCCCGAGACGCCGATGGGTGACCACGACGAACTCGAAGACGAGATCGCGCGCCTCCGGGATCGAAAGGACCGACTGGAGAGCGAGGTGAGCGACCTTCAGGACGTGATCCAGTTCAACGAGGACTTGCTCGACGGCGGCGATCGTTCGATCGCCGACGTGCTCGAAGACGGAAAGGGATCGGTGACGGACGACCTCGTCGACGACACGGTCGTCTGTTGGACCTGTGGCTCCGAGGTGTCGACGGAACGGGTTTCGGACACGCTCGACCAGTTACGCGAGGTCCGTCAGGAGAAACTGGACACGATCCGGACGCTGGAGTCGGAGTTAGAGGAGCTGAAAGAAAAACAGCGCCACCACCGGAAGCGGCAGCAACGCCGCGAGACGGCGGAGCGAAAGCTCGACGACCTCGAGAACGAACTGGATCGGCGCGAGGAGACGCTCGCCGACCTGCGCGAGGAGCGAACCCGCCTCAGCGACGACATCGACGATCTCGAATCCGAGGTCGAGGCGCTAGAGGCCGAAGAGTTCGGCGAGGTGCTCGACCTGCACAAGGAGGCGAACCAACTTGAGTTCGAACTGGGACGTCTCGAGTCCGACCTCGACGACGTGGCCGATCGGATCGGGACGATCGAGGACCGACTCGCCGAGGAGGACGCGTTACGGGTCGAACGCGAGGAACTCAGCGAGGAGTTGACGAACCTCCGGACGCGGATCGATCGGATCGAAGAGCAGTCCGTCGAGCAGTTCAACGAACACATGGACGCGGTGCTCGATCGTCTCGGGTACGCGAACCTCGAACGGATCTGGATCGAACGGGTCGAACGCGAGGTTCGGGAGGGGCGACGGAAGGTCGAACGGACGGCGTTCGAACTCCACGTGGTCCGCAGTACCGACTCCGGTGCGACCTACGAGGACACCGTCGACCACCTCAGCGAGAGCGAACGCGAAGTGACCGGCCTCGTGTTCGGCCTCGCGGGGTATCTCGTCCACGAGGTGTACGAGACCGTCCCGTTCATGCTGCTCGACTCGCTGGAGGCCATCGATCCGCCGCGACTCGCCGATCTGGTCGACTACATCGCCGACTATCCCCGGTTCCTCGTCGTGGCCCTTCTCCCCGAGGACGCACAAGCGCTCGACGACGACTACACACGGATCACCGATATCTGA
- a CDS encoding DICT sensory domain-containing protein, producing MIDPPDSLAAFIEREEVAELSLAIVNRTRPRPVQDMLEELFAEQSIDVEELEIPDTEEDVVVVLDDGDVIASSPLRVLEDEILLVNSDLYVTGTKSLEDVTLPAVLEGLSETPFRLRGYPASHLEKLPLIMLSRYIEKLAWNHATGVLRSSFQRLSRIDDERGTRDAYRQIASTDVDVHVYGVPDWLPPKEFSGVVHAGYTGEFRTSWFVIHHSEDPENRDAALVAEQVGDNEWDAVWTFRSERVRAVNRYVERTM from the coding sequence ATGATCGACCCCCCGGACTCGCTCGCGGCGTTCATCGAGCGCGAGGAGGTGGCTGAGCTCTCGCTGGCCATCGTGAACCGGACGCGTCCCCGGCCGGTTCAGGACATGCTGGAGGAACTGTTCGCCGAGCAGTCCATCGACGTCGAGGAACTCGAGATCCCGGACACCGAGGAGGACGTGGTGGTAGTCCTCGACGACGGCGACGTGATCGCGTCGTCGCCGCTCCGGGTGCTCGAAGACGAGATCCTGCTGGTCAACTCCGATCTCTACGTAACGGGAACGAAATCCCTCGAAGACGTGACGCTGCCGGCGGTCCTCGAAGGGCTGTCGGAGACACCGTTCCGACTCCGCGGGTATCCGGCCTCTCACTTGGAGAAACTGCCGCTCATCATGCTCTCGCGCTACATCGAGAAGTTGGCCTGGAACCACGCCACTGGAGTGCTCCGGTCGTCCTTCCAGCGGCTCTCCAGGATCGACGACGAACGCGGCACACGGGACGCGTACCGGCAGATAGCCTCGACTGACGTCGACGTTCACGTCTACGGCGTGCCGGACTGGCTCCCGCCCAAGGAGTTCTCGGGGGTGGTCCACGCCGGCTATACCGGCGAGTTTCGCACTTCGTGGTTCGTCATCCACCACAGCGAGGACCCGGAGAACCGTGACGCGGCACTGGTCGCCGAACAGGTCGGCGACAACGAGTGGGACGCCGTGTGGACGTTTCGGTCCGAACGAGTCCGCGCCGTCAACCGGTACGTCGAGCGCACGATGTGA
- a CDS encoding NADPH-dependent FMN reductase, whose translation MTRNTRPTQVVAVCGSLATDSVTRVALQEALSAAEAADARTSLVDLREYHLPTFDPDEQDAGDAPELRRRLREADAVLLGTPMYHGSFSSPLKTALDYSGFDEFEDTTVGLLAVSGGGFPRPALEQLRSVSRALDAWTLPLDVAVPNSYEQVDDDELADDAIRDRVRDLGAELVRHAGIARYPNIAETTPQHAD comes from the coding sequence ATGACCCGAAATACCCGACCCACTCAGGTCGTAGCGGTCTGTGGTAGCCTGGCGACCGACAGCGTGACTCGCGTCGCGTTGCAGGAGGCTCTGTCCGCCGCGGAGGCCGCAGACGCACGGACCAGCCTCGTCGACCTCCGGGAGTACCACCTCCCCACGTTCGACCCCGACGAACAGGACGCGGGCGACGCGCCCGAACTTCGCCGCCGACTGCGCGAGGCGGACGCCGTCCTGCTCGGGACGCCGATGTACCACGGCTCGTTCAGTTCGCCGTTGAAGACGGCGCTGGATTACAGCGGCTTCGACGAGTTCGAAGACACGACCGTCGGGCTGCTGGCCGTCTCCGGCGGTGGCTTCCCGCGCCCGGCCCTCGAACAGCTTCGATCGGTGTCGCGGGCGCTCGACGCGTGGACGCTCCCTCTCGACGTTGCTGTTCCGAACTCCTACGAACAGGTCGACGACGACGAACTCGCCGACGACGCGATCCGTGACCGCGTCCGTGACCTCGGCGCCGAACTCGTTCGGCACGCGGGCATCGCACGGTACCCGAACATCGCGGAGACGACGCCCCAACACGCCGATTGA